The Gadus macrocephalus chromosome 13, ASM3116895v1 genome includes a window with the following:
- the fam83d gene encoding protein FAM83D: MMAALSQCLEDSPAKWATKKTNDLNLQELYNESHRLALEELVSCGTDKFMDFLKKERIPNFISDEEIQRLVRSAVVPRCHSIHGDDFEQSVSSSMDCSSVTYFPEISDVDPPLLEVGWPAFTTGSYRGVTRAVAHFQPSYGECIYSCKEAARRMIKSAKEVIAIVTDSLTDLDIFKDLQEACTRRNVPVYVLLDQTSVSAFLKMCNDIGIRLDDLRQMRVRSLRGTTYYLRSGASISGKVHERFMLIDGNRVATGSYRFNWTDGRLNSSNLVELSGQITEKFDEEFRILYAQSLPLSTPAPPRARTSGAHERLLLLKHTNATSSPHSARAGPGAHMLFLTSTPGREPRALAPDGQPPRDPLTGEAGSGSSVLGDEWAENQPQHIEEMPEIHSEPPTAPTPDAPSEVATQARCVMVDCGSQTDPRGLGHPNGPHHAPENTVAPSPTAEPSTTTATTANREPTTSPTPYPAGSPPRGLGPVSPTRRVSGPRSPVVTRDPAAGPNADASLRDCFTKLSRERQLHYSSIRSRLESMVSVLSQRRELADVTNVSHTTAVAAVRPRAQRECGKEQSAGMLPGEHVSVGTWPRARCLH, translated from the exons ATGATGGCGGCCTTGTCGCAATGTTTAGAAGATTCACCCGCAAAGTGGGCTACCAAAAAGACAAACGATTTGAATCTCCAAGAGTTGTACAACGAAAGTCACCGACTTGCTTTGGAGGAGCTTGTTTCCTGCGGGACCGACAAGTTTATGGACTTTCTCAAAAAAGAGAGAATTCCCAACTTCATCTCGGATGAGGAAATACAGCGGTTAGTGCGGAGTGCTGTGGTCCCTCGGTGCCACTCGATCCACGGGGATGACTTTGAGCAGTCAGTTAGCAGTTCAATGGACTGCTCCTCCGTTACATATTTCCCCGAGATCTCCGATGTTGACCCCCCGCTGTTGGAAGTCGGCTGGCCAGCTTTTACTACAGGCTCCTACCGAGGAGTTACCCgtgctgttgcacattttcagCCAAGCTACGGAGAGTGCATTTATAGCTGCAAGGAAGCTGCACGTCGAATGATTAAAAGTGCAAAAGAG GTGATTGCCATAGTTACCGACTCACTCACAGACCTGGATATCTTCAAAGATCTTCAGGAGGCATGCACCCGCCGAAATGTGCCAGTCTACGTCCTCCTCGACCAAACCAGCGTTTCTGCCTTCCTGAAGATGTGCAACGATATCGGCATCCGTTTGGACGACCTGCGG CAAATGAGGGTGCGATCTCTCCGTGGCACAACATATTACCTGAGATCTGGAGCCAGTATATCTGGAAAGGTCCACGAGCGCTTCATGCTTATTGATGGAAACCGCGTGGCAACCGGTTCCTACAG GTTCAACTGGACCGACGGGCGCCTGAACAGCAGCAACCTGGTGGAGCTCTCTGGCCAGATCACAGAGAAATTCGACGAGGAGTTCCGCATCCTCTACGCCCAGTCGCTGCCCCTCAGCACCCCGGCCCCCCCAAGGGCGCGCACCAGCGGCGCGCACgagcgcctcctcctcctcaaacacACCAACGCCACGTCCTCCCCGCACAGCGCCAGAGCCGGACCCGGCGCACACATGCTGTTCCTGACCAGCACGCCTGGTCGAGAGCCGCGGGCCCTGGCGCCGGACGGCCAGCCCCCCCGTGACCCCCTGACCGGAGAGGCCGGGTCAGGCTCCTCCGTGCTCGGGGATGAGTGGGCGGAGAACCAGCCGCAGCACATTGAGGAGATGCCAGAGATCCACAGCGAGCCTCCAACCGCCCCGACGCCAGATGCCCCCAGCGAGGTCGCCACCCAGGCTCGCTGTGTCATGGTGGACTGTGGCTCTCAGACCGACCCCAGGGGCCTCGGCCACCCGAACGGCCCTCACCACGCACCAGAGAACACTGTTGCTCCATCGCCCACCGCCGAGCCATCCACGACCACCGCCACAACAGCCAACCGCGAGCCAACGACGAGCCCCACCCCGTACCCAGCTGGTTCTCCCCCCAGGGGGCTCGGCCCCGTCTCCCCAACCCGGCGGGTGTCGGGACCCCGGTCTCCGGTCGTGACCCGCGACCCAGCAGCAGGTCCTAACGCCGACGCCAGCCTCCGGGACTGCTTCACCAAGCTTAGCAGAGAGCGCCAGCTCCACTACTCGTCCATCCGCAGCAGGCTGGAGAGCATGGTGAGCGTGTTGTCCCAGAGGAGGGAGCTGGCGGATGTCACCAACGTCAGCCACACCACAGCCGTGGCAGCAGTGAGGCCCAGGGCCCAGCGAGAGTGTGGGAAGGAGCAGAGTGCCGGGATGCTGCCTGGGGAACATGTGAGCGTGGGCACTTGGCCAAGAGCCAGATGTCTCCACTAA